One part of the Odontesthes bonariensis isolate fOdoBon6 chromosome 13, fOdoBon6.hap1, whole genome shotgun sequence genome encodes these proteins:
- the smim32 gene encoding uncharacterized protein smim32 — protein MQSQELDFSRSPAELFSAHIKPVSPRGAMLRQILLNSTDASDFDLAIMAQSTTQAPSSVNASHGGSVSVAALLRPTAGRGLREGELHKPDLITYIIMCLLLFLLVILIVFFINCQLRNSFFASMPYDRSLREARTSYK, from the exons ATGCAGAGCCAAGAATTGGACTTTTCCAGATCACCCGCGGAACTCTTCTCAGCTCACATCAAA ccgGTGAGCCCGCGGGGCGCCATGCTGAGGCAGATCCTCCTCAACTCCACCGACGCCTCTGACTTCGACCTGGCGATCATGGCCCAGTCCACCACACAGGCCCCCTCCTCCGTGAACGCCTCCCACGGCGGCTCGGTGAGCGTGGCCGCACTTCTGAGACCCACTGCGGGCAGAGGGCTCCGGGAGGGGGAGCTCCACAAACCGGACCTGATCACCTACATAATCATGTGCCTGCTGCTTTTCCTGCTGGTGATTCTTATTGTGTTCTTTATCAATTGCCAGTTGCGGAACTCTTTCTTCGCCTCCATGCCATATGACAGGTCACTGAGAGAGGCTCGGACCTCTTACAagtag